The Sphingobium sp. JS3065 genomic sequence GTGCTGGCGATCCCCGATCCGCGTGTACGGGTGATCGAGGATGCCGACCGCTTCGCCGCGCGCGTTGCCGCCGCGCGCGACGAAGCGGTCGTCACCGCGCGCCCCATGGGGGTGTGGGTTTCGGCGTCCGGCTATGGGTTCCAGCGCCGCGAGGGCGCGCAATGGACGCCGCTGGAGGACAAGCCCTTCGTCACCGCCAACTGGAAGGGGGGAACGCGGGCGCTGGTCGGCAAGGATGGGCGGCAACAGATCGGCTTCGACGGCACCGGCCTGCCGACCGATCCCATGACGGTGACATTGGCGCGTGATGGCGAGCGGGTGGCCGTAACGGTCGACATGGCCGGGAAGGTCATGGTCGGTGGATAGTCCCTGCGTTTCTGACCGTGCCCCGGAACGAGGCTTCACTCTCCTCGAAATGCTCGTCGCGCTCGCCGTGTTCAGTCTGGCGGCGCTGGCTTTGGTGCGTTTGCAGGGGGTGACGCTGCATACCGCGGCCGACCTCGATAGCAAGGCCATGGGACAGATCGTCGCCCGCAACCTGATGGTGGAGGTGCAGACCGATCCCGCGCCGCCGTCGCTGGGCAATGAAGAAGGCGATGTCGATAATGGCGGCCGCCGCTGGCACTGGACGCGGCAGGTCAAGGCCACCGACGACAAGCGGCTGTTGCAGGTGGACCTGACCGTCGACGGGCAGGCCGGATCGTCCCCCGTGGTGCTGAGCTTCGTGCGGGTGGCGCCATGAGGCAGACGCCTTCCACAGAGGCTGGTTTCACGCTGATAGAGTTGCTCGTCGCCCTGACGATCTTCGCCATGCTCGCGGCGGCGGGCGTGCTGTTGCTGGGCAACAGCGTCTCGGCGCAGGCGCAGATCAAGCTGCGGCTGGACGATATGGCGGCGGTGCAGCGGGCGGGCGGTGCTCTGGCGGCCGATCTGGGGCAGGCGGTGCCGCGCATCAGCCGCACGGAAGCGGGGACGCTGGCCCCGGCCTTCTGGTCGCATCGGGAGGGTGAGAGCCTGCCCGTGCTTCAGTTCGTGCGCGGCGGGTGGGACAATCTGGGCGACCTGCCACGGCCTTCCTTGCAGAAGGTCGAATATTGGGTGCGGCAGGGGCGGCTGGAACGGCGGACCTATGCGCAGATCGACGGCGCGGCGGGGGACGAGCCGGCGGCGCTGCTGGATCATGTGGAGGATGTCGCGCTGCGCTTTCGCGACGCCAGGGGCGACTGGCGGGACGATTGGGCGCCGACCCAGCCCGACCTGATGCCGCGCGCCGTGGAGATGAGCGTGAGGCGGACGGGCGAGCCACCCGTGACGTTGCGCTTTCTGGTCGGGCCGGGTCCGTTGGAGAAGCTGGAAGGGGAGGCGTTAGGTGGCTGATCCCCGAAAGACGAGCGAGCGCGGCGCGGCGCTGCTGACGGTGCTGCTGCTGGTGGCGGTGATGGCGGTGGTCGCAGCGACCGCGCTGGAACGGCTGGCGCTGGCGACGCGGATGACGGGCAATGGCGGCGCGGTCGATCAGGCGCGGGCCTTTGCCGATGCGGGAACGGAGATTGCGCGCCTGCGGATCGGCGATCTGGTGGCGGCCAATCCGGGCAAGATGACTCTGGCCGGGAACTGGATGGGGACGCCTCAATCCATCGCGATGCCGGGCGGGATGGCGACGGCGCGGGTGACGGACGGCGGCAATTGCTTCAACCTCAACAGCGTGGTCGCTGGCGAGAATGAGGCCGACCTGAAGGTCCGGCCCGTGGGCGTCTCGCAATTCCAGGCGCTGTTGCAGGCACTGGGCGTCGACGCGCGGCAGGCGCAGGTGGCGGCTGCGTCGCTGGCCGACTGGATCGACACCGACAGCAGCCCCCAGCCGGGCGGGGCGGAGGATGAGACCTATGCGCGGGCGGCCCGGCCCTATCGCACGGCGAACCGCTTCATGGTCGACCTCAGCGAGTTGCGGGCGGTGAACGGGGTGACGCCCGCGATCTACGATCTGGCGCGGCCCTGGGTGTGCGCGTTGCCGACGGCGGATTTGTCGCCGATCAACATCAATACCCTGCTGCCCGGTCAGGCGCCGCTTTTCGCCATGCTGATGCAGGGGCGGTTGAGCGTCCCGCAGGCGCGGCAATTGCTGGCGCAGCGGCCGGCGGGCGGTTACGGCAGCACCGTGGCCTTCTGGGCCGTGCCCGCTCTGGCAGGGTTGAACCCGCTGGAAGAAGTGGCGAACCAGGTCAAGTTGACGACGGGATTTTTCAGGGTGGAAGTGTCGGTGGATGTCGGGGGAACGCAGGTGGTCGAACGGGCGCTGATCGATGCGCGGCAAAGCCCGGCCGTGCTGATAGGCCGTAATTGGGGGACGGGTGCGTGAACGAAGGGCTGATCGTCGTTCTGGCCGAGACGCCCGGTGTGGAGCCGTCGTGGATGCGGGTGGCGAACGGCGCCGTCGTGCAGACCGGCGCGGGCGCGAACTGGCTGGCGGCATGCGGGCTGACGGCCCTGCCGGACGATATGGTGGTGATGCTGGTGCCCCCTGCCGCTCTGGTGACGCTGCATGAGGGAAGCTATCCGGACCTGCCCGCGCGGCAGGGGCGGGCGGCGGCGCGGCTGGCGGCTTTGGCCGGGGCGATCGTGCCCGCCGATCAGCTTTTTGCGGCCGCCAATGAGAATGACGATCCCGCAAGGCCGCATCTGGTCGCCGTGGCGGCGCGGGCCGATATGCAGCATTGGCTGCTCTGGGCGCAGCATCATGGGCTGGACCCGGACATCATCGTCCCTGCGCCATTGCTGTTGCCGGAACCGCGGGAAGGTTTCCTGCGCGGGATCATTGGCGGCGCGCCGGTGTTGCGGGGCACGGATATGGCGCTGGCCGGTGACCTGGCGCTGCCGGAACTGATCGGCGATGCGGCGGTGCGGGATGTGCCGCATGAGCAGATCGATGCGCGGGCCATCGCCGCGCTGGACGCGCCGCCGCTGGACCTGAGGCAGGGCGATTTCGCGAAACGGATGCGCCGCTCGTTCGACAGGCGGACGCTGGGACGGATCGTGCTGTGGAGCGGGCTGATCCTGCTGGTGAGCCTGTCGATCGCGCTGGTGAGCCTGACGAAGCAGCATTTCGCGGCGAGCGGGCTGGACGCCGACAGCCTGACGCAGGCACGGCAGATCGTGCCCGGCGCGACCGACCTGGTCCAGGCGGAGGCGGAGATGAACCGTCAGCTCGCGGCCCGTGGGGCAGGGGGGCATGCCTTCACCGCGCCGGTCGCGGGGGTGCTGGACGCGATGCAGCATGTGCCGGGCGTGGCGCTGACCGCCCTGTCCCGCGACCCGGACGGGATGGTGCGGGCGACGCTGGCGGCCGCGAAGATGGAGGATATCAACAGCGTGTTGCTGGCTTTGCAGGCGGCGGGCTTCACGATCACGGCGACGCCTTCGCAGGAACCCGGCGGGCGGATGCTGGCAGACATTACGGTGCGGTCATGATGGAACGTCTGAAACGCCTTTGGGACGAGCGGTCCCCGCGTGAGCAGTGGATGCTG encodes the following:
- the gspJ gene encoding type II secretion system minor pseudopilin GspJ, whose protein sequence is MRQTPSTEAGFTLIELLVALTIFAMLAAAGVLLLGNSVSAQAQIKLRLDDMAAVQRAGGALAADLGQAVPRISRTEAGTLAPAFWSHREGESLPVLQFVRGGWDNLGDLPRPSLQKVEYWVRQGRLERRTYAQIDGAAGDEPAALLDHVEDVALRFRDARGDWRDDWAPTQPDLMPRAVEMSVRRTGEPPVTLRFLVGPGPLEKLEGEALGG
- a CDS encoding GspH/FimT family pseudopilin — its product is MVVLTIIGFLSAAVVLAIPDPRVRVIEDADRFAARVAAARDEAVVTARPMGVWVSASGYGFQRREGAQWTPLEDKPFVTANWKGGTRALVGKDGRQQIGFDGTGLPTDPMTVTLARDGERVAVTVDMAGKVMVGG
- the gspI gene encoding type II secretion system minor pseudopilin GspI, with amino-acid sequence MDSPCVSDRAPERGFTLLEMLVALAVFSLAALALVRLQGVTLHTAADLDSKAMGQIVARNLMVEVQTDPAPPSLGNEEGDVDNGGRRWHWTRQVKATDDKRLLQVDLTVDGQAGSSPVVLSFVRVAP
- the gspL gene encoding type II secretion system protein GspL, whose amino-acid sequence is MNEGLIVVLAETPGVEPSWMRVANGAVVQTGAGANWLAACGLTALPDDMVVMLVPPAALVTLHEGSYPDLPARQGRAAARLAALAGAIVPADQLFAAANENDDPARPHLVAVAARADMQHWLLWAQHHGLDPDIIVPAPLLLPEPREGFLRGIIGGAPVLRGTDMALAGDLALPELIGDAAVRDVPHEQIDARAIAALDAPPLDLRQGDFAKRMRRSFDRRTLGRIVLWSGLILLVSLSIALVSLTKQHFAASGLDADSLTQARQIVPGATDLVQAEAEMNRQLAARGAGGHAFTAPVAGVLDAMQHVPGVALTALSRDPDGMVRATLAAAKMEDINSVLLALQAAGFTITATPSQEPGGRMLADITVRS
- the gspK gene encoding type II secretion system minor pseudopilin GspK, which codes for MADPRKTSERGAALLTVLLLVAVMAVVAATALERLALATRMTGNGGAVDQARAFADAGTEIARLRIGDLVAANPGKMTLAGNWMGTPQSIAMPGGMATARVTDGGNCFNLNSVVAGENEADLKVRPVGVSQFQALLQALGVDARQAQVAAASLADWIDTDSSPQPGGAEDETYARAARPYRTANRFMVDLSELRAVNGVTPAIYDLARPWVCALPTADLSPININTLLPGQAPLFAMLMQGRLSVPQARQLLAQRPAGGYGSTVAFWAVPALAGLNPLEEVANQVKLTTGFFRVEVSVDVGGTQVVERALIDARQSPAVLIGRNWGTGA